The Fusarium graminearum PH-1 chromosome 2, whole genome shotgun sequence genome includes a region encoding these proteins:
- a CDS encoding kinase DC2, translating into MAATVAPSHAAGLPSSSGIPASSHSVNSHSHSQDVSGASTSSAPSPLPQTRKFNLRDFRRVRTLGTGTFARVCLVRPAATAHIPLDHQLNPEVYALKILRKPEVIRLKQVDHVRHERAILADVAGHPFITTLIASFSDQDSLYMLLDYVPGGELFTYLRKLRRFEEPVARFYAAEIVLVLEYLHEQQGGIAYRDLKPENLLLDQDGHIKLVDFGFAKRLGYREDNRPAETYTLCGTPEYLAPEVIQNKGHTGAVDWWALGILIYEFLTGYPPFWHQNPIEIYKQILEKPVVFPQDPSLSEEAKDIIRSLCTVDRSRRLGNISGGAARVKSHPFFQDTDWDEILDRRHKGPIQPPIRYPGDAQCFDVYPEDDGTREPYGREMAEKYDPYFADF; encoded by the exons ATGGCCGCTACCGTTGCGCCTTCACATGCCGCTGGCCTGCCGTCGTCATCAGGCATCCCTGCGTCGTCACATTCCGTAAACTCACATTCGCACTCTCAAGATGTCTCGGGCGCATCGACATCCTCCGCCCCAAGCCCGTTACCACAAACCCGCAAGTTCAATCTCCGAGACTTTAGACGGGTTAGAACGCTAGGGACAG GAACATTTGCCCGAGTCTGCCTCGTCCGTCCCGCCGCGACCGCGCATATCCCCCTCGATCACCAACTCAACCCCGAAGTTTATGCTCTCAAAATACTCCGGAAGCCAGAAGTCATTCGTCTTAAGCAGGTTGACCATGTCCGACACGAACGCGCCATCCTCGCCGATGTGGCAGGTCACCCTTTTATCACAACTCTGATCGCCTCTTTTTCTGATCAGGATTCACTCTACATGCTACTCGACTACGTTCCGGGCGGAGAGCTGTTCACATACCTTAGGAAGTTACGCCGATTCGAGGAACCCGTCGCTCGGTTTTACGCTGCGGAAATTGTTCTGGTCCTGGAGTACTTACACGAGCAGCAAGGCGGCATCGCTTACCGAGACCTCAAGCCTGAGAACTTGCTTCTGGACCAGGACGGCCACATTAAACTAGTTGATTTCGGCTTCGCAAAACGACTCGGCTACCGCGAAGATAACCGCCCAGCTGAGACATACACCCTATGTGGAACACCTGAGTACCTTGCTCCAGAAGTGATTCAAAACAAAGGACACACCGGCGCAGTCGACTGGTGGGCATTGGGCATTTTGATATACGAATTCTTGACGGGGTACCCGCCATTCTGGCACCAGAATCCTATCGAAATCTACAAACA AATTCTAGAGAAGCCTGTCGTCTTTCCACAAGACCCCTCATTGtcagaagaagccaaagataTAATACGCTCCCTCTGTACCGTCGATCGTTCGCGGCGCCTCGGCAACATCAGTGGTGGTGCAGCCCGTGTCAAGTCTCACCCCTTCTTTCAAGACACAGACTGGGATGAAATCTTGGATCGCCGACATAAAGGCCCCATCCAGCCCCCAATACGATACCCAGGTGATGCGCAATGTTTTGATGTGTACCCCGAGGACGACGGGACCCGCGAGCCATACGGTCGTGAGATGGCGGAGAAGTATGACCCATACTTTGCTGATTTCTGA
- a CDS encoding transaldolase has protein sequence MSSALDQLKATGTTVVSDSGDFASIGKYKPQDATTNPSLILAASKKEEYAKLIDVAIDYAKQKGGSVDQQVDDALDRLLVEFGKEILKIIPGKVSTEVDARYSFDTEASVNKALHLIELYGEQGISKDRILIKIAATWEGIKAAEILQRDHGINTNLTLMFSLVQAIGAAEAGAYLISPFVGRILDWFKASTKKEYTKEEDPGVLSVKQIFNYYKKFGYNTIVMGASFRNTGEITELAGCDYLTISPNLLEDLLNSSDSVPKKLDASQASSLDIEKKSYIKDEALFRFDFNEDQMAVEKLREGISKFAADAVTLKGILKEKLS, from the exons ACTGTTGTGTCTGACTCTG GTGACTTTGCCT CCATTGGCAAGTACAAGCCTCAGGATGCTACCACCAACCCTTCtctcatcctcgctgcctccaagaaggaggagtACGCCAAGCTGATCGATGTCGCCATCGACTACGCTAAGCAGAAGGGTGGCTCTGTCGACCAGCAGGTTGACGATGCCCTCGACCGCCTCCTCGTTGAGTTCGGCAAGGAGattctcaagatcatcccCGGCAAGGTCTCCACCGAGGTCGACGCTCGTTACTCTTTCGACACCGAAGCTTCCGTCAACAAGGCTCTCCACCTTATCGAG CTCTACGGCGAGCAAGGTATCTCCAAGGACCGCATCCTGATCAAGATTGCTGCTACCTGGGAGGGtatcaaggctgccgagatCCTCCAGCGTGACCACggcatcaacaccaaccttaCTCTTATGTTCTCTCTCGTCCAGGCCATTGgtgctgctgaggctggtgctTACCTCATTTCTCCCTTCGTCGGCCGTATCCTTGACTGGTTCAAGGCCTCTACCAAGAAGGAGTACACCAAAGAGGAGGACCCTGGTGTCCTGTCTGTTAAGCAGATCTTCAACTACTACAAGAAGTTCGGATACAACACCATTGTCATGGGCGCCTCGTTCCGCAACACTGGCGAGATCACCGAGCTCGCTGGCTGTGACTACTTGACTATCTCT CCTAACCTGCTCGAGGACCTCCTCAACTCCTCTGACTCTGTtcccaagaagctcgatgCTTCCCAGGCCTCTTCTCTAGAcatcgagaagaagtctTACATCAAGGACGAGGCTCTCTTCCGCTTCGACTTCAACGAGGACCAGAtggctgttgagaagctccGAGAGGGTATTAGCAAGTTCGCTGCCGATGCTGTCACCCTCAAGGGCatcctcaaggagaagctctcCTAA